Proteins found in one Triticum urartu cultivar G1812 chromosome 4, Tu2.1, whole genome shotgun sequence genomic segment:
- the LOC125551467 gene encoding uncharacterized protein LOC125551467: MSLPLRPLPRRHGCRRAPPPQDPLPETPILCLWLQGDHADNTVVLVVPYACCGVLIGKGGTLIKSLAEAANAGITVSHHRVCYGFNDRLVKITALIPCGGAPPAVGVVPGLPVPDSWPRLFNWVP, encoded by the exons ATGAGCCTACCTCTCCGGCCCCTTCCGCGCCGTCATGGATGCCGCCGAGCTCCTCCTCCACAAGATCCGCTACCAG AGACTCCAATCCTTTGTTTGTGGTTGCAAGGCGACCATGCCGACAACACGGTGGTGCTGGTGGTGCCCTACGCCTGCTGCGGCGTGCTCATCGGCAAAGGAGGCACGCTCATCAA GTCGTTAGCTGAAGCGGCAAATGCTGGAATCACGGTCTCGCACCACCGAGTCTGCTACGGTTTCAATGACAGACTGGTTAAGATCACTGCTTTGATTCCTTGCGGCGGCGCGCCTCCCGCCGTTGGTGTTGTTCCGGGTCTgcccgtgccagattcatggcctCGCTTGTTTAATTGGGTGCCTTAA